A single window of Melospiza georgiana isolate bMelGeo1 chromosome 19, bMelGeo1.pri, whole genome shotgun sequence DNA harbors:
- the HSPB1 gene encoding heat shock protein beta-1 codes for MAERRVPFTFLRSPSWDPFRDWYHGSRLFDQSFGMPHIPEDWYKWPSGSAWPGYFRLLPRESALMPAPGSPFGQALSRQLSSGISEIRQTADSWKVTLDVNHFAPEELVVKTKDNIVEITGKHEEKQDEHGFISRCFTRKYTLPPGVEATAVRSSLSPDGMLTVEAPLPKPAIQSAEITIPVTVESQAKEPAKK; via the exons ATGGCCGAGCGCCGCGTCCCCTTCACCTTCCTGCGCAGCCCCAGCTGGGACCCCTTCCGCGACTG GTACCATGGCAGCCGCCTGTTCGACCAGTCCTTCGGGATGCCGCACATCCCCGAGGATTGGTACAAGTGGCCGAGCGGCAGCGCCTGGCCCGGCTATTtccgcctgctgccccgggaGAGCGCCCTGATGCCGGCGCCGGGCTCGCCCTTCGGGCAGGCGCTGAGCCGGCAGCTGAGCAGCGGCATCTCCGAGATCCGCCAGACCGCCGACAGCTGGAAGGTCACCCTGGACGTCAACCACTTCGCCCCCGAGGAGCTGGTGGTGAAAACCAAGGATAACATCGTGGAGATCACCG GCAAACACGAGGAGAAGCAGGATGAGCACGGCTTCATCTCCAGGTGCTTCACCCGAAAATACAC ccttcCCCCGGGTGTGGAGGCCACGGCCGTGCGGTCCTCGCTGTCTCCCGATGGAATGCTGACGGTGGAGGCGCCCCTGCCCAAACCCGCCATCCAGTCTGCCGAAATCACCATCCCCGTCACCGTGGAGAGCCAGGCCAAGGAGCCGGCCAAGAAGTAG
- the SRRM3 gene encoding serine/arginine repetitive matrix protein 3, with amino-acid sequence MALYNNGADVPSPQEASNGFPQPGASGTWHKGEEEVRLVEPSMVKKAHREILDHERKRRVELKCMELQEMMEEQGYSEEEIRQKVGTFRQMLMEKEGVLTREDQHGRQIVIENHHGADGEEYEVEYPAYGEGCLLQCDCSAECYREDSGHREYRLKRRSSSSTSPPPKKKKKKKSGHRRSRKKRKPGSERSCDSASPIRKEKKKKTGKKHRRDRSESGSRKKRRHRSRSPKNKRKEKNKERKRSRSESPAWRSHRRSSCSSHSASLSSDDSGSKSPGRVSPKRRQDGPKGSSARSSRSPSSPSPQRSASPHQNGHKGSAQNGRHSHGAPLPEPSDRPASASPSPRAHGRTEPPSPRSRGGRHGARSPHSPSPERAKHGHRHRSRSASPPPRHRGQSKGRPPGPREAPPPPLSPAGSSSDSEGSAGSHPYHPPAGPDRNHGAHGKKVKERHHRGRPNSSSESSAKHSRHASERRKSPSPSPGQRSSSWSSSGSPSKSRSRSREKRAARSRSRSPSPKKPASREKDNEPRTRHGDPDPARPRRRSRSYSPIRKRRRDSPSFMEPRRITSARKRPIPYYRPSPSSSSSLSTYSYSRSRSRSYDSYSSSRSRSRTRSPPSRSRSPSRSPSYNSRSSSESAGF; translated from the exons ATGGCTCTCTACAACAACGGGGCTGACGTGCCCTCGCCCCAGGAGGCCTCCAACGGCttcccccagcctggagcctCAGGAACGTGGCACAAGGGCGAGGAGGAGGTGAGGCTGGTGGAGCCCAGCATGGTGAAGAAAGCTCACCGGGAAATCCTGGACCATGAGCGCAAGCGGCGCGTGGAGCTGAAGTgcatggagctgcaggagatgaTGGAGGAGCAGGG GTACTCCGAAGAGGAGATCCGACAGAAAGTGGGGACCTTTCGGCAAATGCTGATGGAGAAGGAGGGAGTGCTCACCAGGGAGGACCAGCACGGGCGCCAAAT AGTGATAGAGAACCACCACGGGGCAGACGGGGAGGAGTACGAGGTGGAGTACCCTGCCTATGGAgagggctgcctgctgcagtgcGACTGCTCGGCCGAGTGCTACCGCGAGGACAGCGGCCACCGCGAGTACAG GTTGAAAAGACGCTCGAGCAGCTCCACCTCTCCTCCacccaagaagaaaaagaagaagaaatcagGTCACCGTCGGAGCCG CAAAAAGAGGAAACCCGGCTCAGAGCGCAG CTGTGACAGCGCTTCACCCATCcgcaaggaaaagaaaaagaagactgGAAAGAAACACAGACGTGACAG GTCTGAGTCGGGGTCACGAAAAAAGAGAAGACACAG GTCCCGAAGCCCCAAGAACAAAcggaaagagaaaaacaaagagcGCAAGAG GTCCCGCAGCGAGTCCCCGGCCTGGCGCTCGCACCGccgcagctcctgcagctcccacagcgcCTCGCTCTCCTCCGACGACAGCGGCTCTAAATCCCCGGGCAG GGTGAGCCCCAAGCGCCGGCAGGATGGCCCCAAGGGCAGCAGCGCCCGCTCCAGCCGCAGCCCGTCCTCGCCCTCGCCCCAGCGCTCGGCCTCGCCGCACCAGAACGGGCACAAGGGCAGCGCCCAGAACGGCCGCCACAGCCACGGCGCCCCGCTCCCGGAGCCCTCGGAT AGGCCGGCCTCGGCGTCCCCCTCTCCGCGGGCTCACGGCAGGACGGAGCCGCCGTCCCCCCGCAGCCGGGGCGGCCGACACGGCGCCCGCAGCCCCCACTCGCCCTCGCCGGAGCGGGCCAAGCACGGGCACCGGCACCGCTCCCGCAGCGCCTCGCCGCCGCCCCGACACCGCGGCCAGAGCAAGGGGCGGCCCCCGGGCCCCCGggaggcgccgccgccgccgctcagCCCCGCCGGCTCCAGCAGCGACTCGGAGGGCTCGGCCGGCTCCCACCCGTACCACCCGCCCGCCGGCCCCGACAGGAACCACGGAGCGCACGGCAAGAA GGTGAAGGAGCGGCACCACCGGGGCCGGCCCAACAGCAGCTCGGAGTCGTCAGCCAAGCACTCGCGGCACGCCTCGGAGCGGAGGAAGAGCCCGTCCCCCAGCCCGGGCCAgcgcagcagctcctggagctccagcGGCTCCCCGTCCAAgtcccgctcccgctcccgggAGAAGAGAGCAGCGCGCAGCCGCTCCCGCTCGCCCTCGCCCAAAAAGCCAGCCAGCAG AGAGAAGGACAACGAGCCCCGAACACGTCACGGTGACCCCGATCCCGCCCGCCCCCGGCGCCGCTCCAGGAGCTACTCCCCCATCAGGAAGAGGAGACGCGACTCGCCCAGCTTCATGGAGCCCAGGAGGATCACCAG CGCCCGCAAGCGTCCCATCCCCTACTACCGGCCCAGCCCCTCGTCCTCCAGCTCGCTGAGCACCTACTCGTACAGCCGGAGCCGCAGCCGCAGCTACGACAGCTACAGCTCCAGCCGCAGCCGCAGCCGGACTCGCAGCCCCCCCagccgctcccgcagccccaGCCGCAGCCCCAGCTACAACAGCCGCAGCAGCTCGGAGAGCGCCGGCTTCTGA